The sequence AAAATTTAAAAAACTGCACATCTTCCTGATCAAAATAAGTCTGTATTCGTTCATCCTCCAATATATTATGTATATACGCCTCCTGAGTACCATTCTTTCCGAGAACAGTTGTAGAAATGTTTAGACGCTCTGCAAAGTTTCTAAGCAGGCCCTCCATTTTCAAAGTCAAACTTTCTATAGGAAGCATAAAACTTGGCGTGTAACCGGCGCTCCATACCCAGCTTTGCACCTGGACGAAATATTCAACAATGGCAGGAGCTAACATCGAAATCCAGTTAAATGACAAGACATTGCCCGATAAATCGGTTTCCAAATAAGGTTCGCCCAGCCAGGTGCGTTCTTTGAGAAAAGCCAGGAAATTACGATAAGTCAGATGTCCGGATTTGATGCCCGGAACAAATACATAGTGCAAATACTGCAAAGTATAATGTTCAAGATACCTGCTGTAAGCCTCATTGAACCGCTTATTTTTTCCGGCATCGGCCTGCTCAGTCCGAATGTTCTTGTTATTGTCAAACTGAACGACCGTGAATAGGTCAAAAGTTGATTTTATCGTCTTTACTTTTTCGCCTATCGCAGCGGCATTGGGAAAAAACCAACCCTCAATCAAGCTTGCATAAATTTGCTCCGGTGGTTCAAGCAACAGATTTTTACACTCGTTCTTAATATACTTTTGCAGTGTCTCATATTGCTTAATTTCATCGTCATTGGCCGGTATTCGAACACTTGTTAACTTGATATGCGGCTTTAACTCAAACAGCAACTGTTCTGCGTTTTTCTTTTTTTCCGCATGCCCAGCATTCCGGTAAGCCTCTATGGCAGAACTTATTGCCTTTCCTTTAAGCCAGTTGCGCTCAGGCTTATTTTCAAGTTCTGCAATGTGCGTGTGCATATCGCCCAAGCGCTCGTGCCATATTTTTACGTCTACCCCAAGCCTTGTCGCCAAATTTATTGCATTGTCGAAATACCCGTGTGTCCAAAGAAATCTATCTTTTTTATGAGTCTCTTTTAACAACTCAGCTTCATATATGTCCAGTGCTCCCTTGAAGTCGGCAGGCCTAAATAAAACCTTGGTTTCCAACATCAGCTCCAGTACGGAATCTTTAATAAAAAAGGGGACGGTGGGTGTGTTGTAAAAAATATCTGAAAGTAGCTTTTTAAGTTCGTCTACTTTAAATTTGGTTTCCGCACATAGTCGAATAAGCTTTTTGAGCAACTGGCTTATTTCAGAAAGGCTATGATCGTCGCCATCAATATCGAACTGTTTTAAATACAGTGGGACTTGAGCCATGTATCCATCAATTGCGCGGGTTGCAAAAGCTTTATTTTTTATTCCTTTCGGCCCCCGCCAAACAAGGTGGTGATAACGCGCTACCAAAACAGGATTATTTGCCTGTACACATCGTTGCCGCAGGTAATTAAAAGCCTTGGCTTGAAAATCATCCATGTCTGGGAACTCGTTGTAGGTGCCTGGTTCCGCGCCGGTTGAGGTGCTGTAGGCGAACGGATCAATACCGTGAAAGCCAAATAAGAACGCTTCTAATTCCCATTGGGCCAACTGTTTCTCATCGGTATTTTCCGTTTGATTTCTATAGTCAACTAAAACGTCAAGTAACCTGTGATCTCTGGTCAGCAGCAATGCATCCTTTTCGAGAAGTTCGTAAAGCTGCGACATCACTTTAATTTCTTTTAAATCGACTTTATCCTTTTTCATTCAAACCGCACTTCTATGGATGCGAAAGGTTTATCCAAATCTAACATTAGATTTCTAAATTTTATTATAACAGTTACAGACAAAGCCGTTTGGGAGAAAATTATGAACTGTCAAACGAAGGCAGCGTAACCGCGCTGAACCCCTTGCTCTCCGAACCATCTATCAGTAGTTTTATATAGATATGATATAGAGGAAGGTTAACAAAGTCTTCATAACCAAATGTAGGATAGAACTCCTTTTCCATTACTTTGGCGTCGGAAAACCCAATGCGAAAACAAATTATGCTACCAACTGAATTTAAAACAGATGTGCGAATGTCGGGAGCAAGCTGGTCGAGGTACTGGTGCGCCAGGAATATCCCCACGCCGAACTTACGCACCTCGGGCAGCATGCTGGCGAACGAGGCCGACAGGAAGTTGTGGCACTCGTCTATGAACAGATAAAAAGGTTTTAACTCCCCCGCGGGAACGTTCACCCGGCGCATGGCAGCATTCTGGATGCCGGAGATGAGGAAACTGCCCAGCACGCCTGCAACGTCCTGCCCGATGACGCCCTTGGGCAGGTTGCACAGCACTATCTTCCCCTCGTTCATGCACCGCTCCAGCGAGATGCCGCCCTGTCGGCCGAAGATGCCCCGCAGCGTCCTGTTCGACAGCAGCACGCCCACCTTGTTCAGTATGGGCAGAATGGCCGCCGCCTGCGCGCCGGCCGCAGGCAGCCCGAACTCCCTGTTCCAGAAGGCCAGGACGTGCGGGTCGGAAACGGCTTGCAGCACTTCCGCGCGGAACGCGCTGTCGGTCAGCAGCGGGTGTATGTCGAGCAGGGTCGAGTTGGGGTACTGGAGCAGCGTCAGGCAGGACATGCGCAGGGTCCGCTCCATCTTGCTCCCCCACGCGTCGTCGAACAGCTTTTTGAACGTCGCAACCATTTCCGAGGCCACCAGTTCGCGCTGGTGCTCCGGCACGCCGTGCAGGGGGTTGAACGCGGGAAGGGCGTCGGCGTTGGCCGCGTCAAAGTCGATTACGTCCTTGAGCCGCTCCCTGGGAATGCGGCGCTTTATCATCTCGCTTACCTGGCCGTGAGGGTCCAGCACGCAGATCCCGTTGCCCTTCACAATGTCGTCAAGCGCCATGTTGACCAATAATTGGGATTTTCCCATACCTGATTTTCCGATAACCAGCATGCCGTGCAGTCGGTCCTTCGGCTTAATTCCAAACAGCCTGTTGTCGTTGCGCCAGTTGGTGCGGGCGATGGGGGTGAAGGGTTTCAGTTCGTACATGCGGCTATCGTATGCGATAACCGATACCAGTGGTAGCGGGGGATTCTTAAACAGTCCTTTAATCTTCCCCCGCTGTTTCGCACGCCTAAAACGTGCGACTATAGGCCCATGCAAATAAACGACCAGCAGTTACAGGCATTCGTTCAGCTCTATTACGAGGAATGCGGCGTCATGCTGTCCGACAAGGACGCATACGAGAAGGCCTCGTTGCTGCTGCAATACGTCCTGATGTGCCTGAAGCCCTTTCCAAACGCTGATCGGGATGAGATAATGGATGTGCAGGATTAATGTAATACACGATCATTTTTTTATGCCCAGCGAGGGGCGGCTTAACATTAGTCCTGCAATGACAACGTGTGAGCCGTCCCTCTTTGCGTTTAACATGGATAAGGAACAGATTGCCTATTTTGAATACGCCCGCAAGTCGACCGAGGGAGAAGACCGGCAGGCTTTGTCGATTCCCGGCCAGCTGGAAGACACCGCGAAGCTCGTCGAGCGCGAGCGATTGCGCGTGCTGGCTACCTTTACCGACAGCGGCAGCGCGAAGGTCCCCTTCAACCGCCCCAACTATTCCGAAATGATCCGCCGCATCAAGAAGGGCGAGGCCGCGGGCGTTATCGTGTGGAAGGTCGACCGCCTGGTGCGCAACCACCTGGAAGGCGGCGAACTGGTGCACCTGCTGCAGACGGGCGTCATCAGGTCGATCTGGACGCCAAACCGGGAATACCTGAGCAAGGACAGCGCCATCCTGATATCGCTGGAAACGAGCATGGCCGCGCAGTACAGCGTCGACCTGTCCGAGCGCGTGGCGAAGGGGCTGGCAAAGAAGGCCGAGATGGGCCAGCCGCCCTGTATGGCCCGTCTAGGGTACCTGAACACGAAAAACACCCTGCACGGCTCCAACAAGATCATTGCCGATCCCAAGCGGTGGCACCTGGTGCGCAAGCTTCACGACCTGATACTGACCGGCCGGTACACGATGAGAGAGGCGGCGGCTGTCCTTAACGAGCAGTTTCACTTCCGCACCCGCGGCAGCAGGCACCGCAGCAGCCGCCCCCTGTCGCTGTCGATGGCACACAAGATACTCAGCGACCCGTTCTATACCGGCAACTTCTACTACAAGGGCAGGCTGTACAAGGGCGCCTACAAGCCGATGATCACCATGGAAGAGCACAAAAGGATAAAGGACATCCTCGCCCGACGGAACAAGCCCAAGGTGCACAAGCATGACTTCGCGTTTACCGGCTTCATAAAGTGCGGCAGCTGCGGCTGCTCCATCACGGCATCCAAAAAGCTGAAGAAGCTGAGCACGGGAGAGTACAGGGCCTACATCTTTTACCACTGCACCAAGCGCAAGAGCGGCACCCCCTGCGCCGAAAAGCACTACACCACGGAGCGGGACATCCTGGAGATGATCGGCACGGAAATCTCGAGGATAACGGTAACGCAAAGATGGAAGGAGTGGGCGCTAAACACCGTTCGCGGCAACTACCAGCCGAAACTGGACGAGCAATCGGCACTTCTGCAAACCGCAAGGTCGCATGAGCGTTCCCTTTTGGCCGAACTCGACACCCTGCTTGACCTCCGAATCGCCAATACCATCAATGAGGAAAAATACCATCAAAAGAAAGCCGAGCGCGAGATGCAGGTATTGGCCGCGCGGGAAAAGACCAGGCGGCTTGAAGAAAACGTAAACGATTGGGAAAACCGGTTGTCGCCAAGGCTTGACTTCGCCGTTTCCGCAGCCGACCTGCTCAAAAGCGACAATCCCAAGGCCCAAAAATCGGTGTGCGGCTACTTAGGTTGGAACTGGGTGCTATCGGGCAAAAAACTAACGTTTACAAGGTTTCCGTGGTTTGATTACCTGGAAAAAATCCATTTTACCCTCAGCCCCGAAATCACACGGTTGGAACCAGAAAAACCCTTACAGGGATTGACGGAATCACTTTTTTTGGAAACTGTTCCATACTTGTCCGCCCTCGTTGAGCACATTGGAACTTTGGACGAGTCGAAGGAGCCGGCAAACCCCTGCGGCGCGGCGCGCACCACCGGATAGTTAAGGGGCGCTTTAACTTTGCCCCACTACACGCCCGGCGGAAGCCGGCGTACACTCGCCGCATGAACAAGCCAAAGCACCCCAACAGCATACGCGAGCACCGCCTCGCCCGCGGCCTCACACAGCGGGAACTCTCCGACACGATCGGGCTGCGCTGCGAGTCGCGCCTGTCGCGCTGGGAGAACGGGCTGTCGCTACCCTCCGCTACGAACCTTCTCCTGATCGCCTCATCTCTTCGAGCAGCCCCGGAGGAAATTCTTGCGCCGTTCCCTCGGCGGCCTCGCGGCGGACGCACTCCGCAAGGCCCGCGAGCGCTTCCCTGATGCCCGGCGGGAGGACGTGGTCGACGAGGTAGTCCCTGTAGGCGAAGTCCGACACGTAATAGCCGCGCCCGATCCTGATTGCCGCGAGCTTTCCCGCCTTCACGTACCTGAAGGCGCTCACGCGGCTGACGCCGAGCGCGGCCGCAACCGCGCTGAGCGGGTAGTATTCGGTTTCGCTTTCCTGCGGCATAGACAGGAATCGTACCACAAAATCCCCTTATTTTTATGTTACAGGCGGGCGGTTTTCGCGCCGGCCCGAAGGCGGCACCTGCGGCGGAATAAGGATATTTTCGGGAGGAGGGGTGTAACGGAAACCGGCTTTCCGCACCCCTTCGTTGCAGTTTGGCGGCCGGGGCACGCGGCGCGGCTCCCGTTCGCCCTTTGTTCCCTTGATAAACGGGGTTGCTACAAGTAGCAAGTGGTCCGCCCTCGTTGAGCACATTGGAACTTTGGACGAGTCGAAGGAGCCGGCAAACCCCTGCGGCGCGGCGCGCACCACCGGATAGTTAAGGGGCGCTTTAACTTTGCCCCACTACACGCCCGGCGGAAGCCGGCGTACACTCGCCGCATGAACAAGCCAAAGCACCCCAACAGCATACGCGAGCGCCGCCTCGCCCGCGGCCTCACACAGCGGGAGCTTTCGGACTTGCTCGGCCTGCGCTGCGAGTCGCGGCTGTCGCGGTGGGAGAACGGCCTCTCGCTGCCCTCTACCACTAACCTGATTGAGATTGCCCGATCACTTCGGGCAAGACCGGAGGAACTTATCGAAGCAGATAAATCCTGCAAAGGAATAAATATTTCATAGCCTCCTAAAAGGCGTCGGCAGTTCTCAACTGAAGCGCAAAAACAACGTAGCCCTAAATTTCTTTAGGGACTACGCTGAAAAAAAATATATACAAATATGAAACAACAACAACGCTAATTCGGTGCCTCTGGATCCAACGGAGCATCCCTGCTGCGTTTTTTCTTGGGCTTACCCTCTGCGTCCTTGGACTGCCGGAGAGATTCCCGAGAAACCTTTTGGCGAAACCCATATACCTTTTTGAGGTATTTGAGTTCTTGGGTCTTCAAGTCAATCTCTTTTGATCGGAAATAATATACTGCATTTACTACGCCTATAGCGTAGA comes from Mucilaginibacter mali and encodes:
- a CDS encoding DUF4209 domain-containing protein, coding for MKKDKVDLKEIKVMSQLYELLEKDALLLTRDHRLLDVLVDYRNQTENTDEKQLAQWELEAFLFGFHGIDPFAYSTSTGAEPGTYNEFPDMDDFQAKAFNYLRQRCVQANNPVLVARYHHLVWRGPKGIKNKAFATRAIDGYMAQVPLYLKQFDIDGDDHSLSEISQLLKKLIRLCAETKFKVDELKKLLSDIFYNTPTVPFFIKDSVLELMLETKVLFRPADFKGALDIYEAELLKETHKKDRFLWTHGYFDNAINLATRLGVDVKIWHERLGDMHTHIAELENKPERNWLKGKAISSAIEAYRNAGHAEKKKNAEQLLFELKPHIKLTSVRIPANDDEIKQYETLQKYIKNECKNLLLEPPEQIYASLIEGWFFPNAAAIGEKVKTIKSTFDLFTVVQFDNNKNIRTEQADAGKNKRFNEAYSRYLEHYTLQYLHYVFVPGIKSGHLTYRNFLAFLKERTWLGEPYLETDLSGNVLSFNWISMLAPAIVEYFVQVQSWVWSAGYTPSFMLPIESLTLKMEGLLRNFAERLNISTTVLGKNGTQEAYIHNILEDERIQTYFDQEDVQFFKFLFANEGGINLRNNIAHCLYNVTDYSLDKMHLLLAALIRIAKYQILKKE
- a CDS encoding type IV secretory system conjugative DNA transfer family protein, with protein sequence MYELKPFTPIARTNWRNDNRLFGIKPKDRLHGMLVIGKSGMGKSQLLVNMALDDIVKGNGICVLDPHGQVSEMIKRRIPRERLKDVIDFDAANADALPAFNPLHGVPEHQRELVASEMVATFKKLFDDAWGSKMERTLRMSCLTLLQYPNSTLLDIHPLLTDSAFRAEVLQAVSDPHVLAFWNREFGLPAAGAQAAAILPILNKVGVLLSNRTLRGIFGRQGGISLERCMNEGKIVLCNLPKGVIGQDVAGVLGSFLISGIQNAAMRRVNVPAGELKPFYLFIDECHNFLSASFASMLPEVRKFGVGIFLAHQYLDQLAPDIRTSVLNSVGSIICFRIGFSDAKVMEKEFYPTFGYEDFVNLPLYHIYIKLLIDGSESKGFSAVTLPSFDSS
- a CDS encoding recombinase family protein; amino-acid sequence: MDKEQIAYFEYARKSTEGEDRQALSIPGQLEDTAKLVERERLRVLATFTDSGSAKVPFNRPNYSEMIRRIKKGEAAGVIVWKVDRLVRNHLEGGELVHLLQTGVIRSIWTPNREYLSKDSAILISLETSMAAQYSVDLSERVAKGLAKKAEMGQPPCMARLGYLNTKNTLHGSNKIIADPKRWHLVRKLHDLILTGRYTMREAAAVLNEQFHFRTRGSRHRSSRPLSLSMAHKILSDPFYTGNFYYKGRLYKGAYKPMITMEEHKRIKDILARRNKPKVHKHDFAFTGFIKCGSCGCSITASKKLKKLSTGEYRAYIFYHCTKRKSGTPCAEKHYTTERDILEMIGTEISRITVTQRWKEWALNTVRGNYQPKLDEQSALLQTARSHERSLLAELDTLLDLRIANTINEEKYHQKKAEREMQVLAAREKTRRLEENVNDWENRLSPRLDFAVSAADLLKSDNPKAQKSVCGYLGWNWVLSGKKLTFTRFPWFDYLEKIHFTLSPEITRLEPEKPLQGLTESLFLETVPYLSALVEHIGTLDESKEPANPCGAARTTG
- a CDS encoding helix-turn-helix transcriptional regulator; this translates as MNKPKHPNSIREHRLARGLTQRELSDTIGLRCESRLSRWENGLSLPSATNLLLIASSLRAAPEEILAPFPRRPRGGRTPQGPRALP
- a CDS encoding MerR family transcriptional regulator, encoding MPQESETEYYPLSAVAAALGVSRVSAFRYVKAGKLAAIRIGRGYYVSDFAYRDYLVDHVLPPGIREALAGLAECVRREAAEGTAQEFPPGLLEEMRRSGEGS
- a CDS encoding helix-turn-helix domain-containing protein is translated as MNKPKHPNSIRERRLARGLTQRELSDLLGLRCESRLSRWENGLSLPSTTNLIEIARSLRARPEELIEADKSCKGINIS